One Pseudomonas entomophila genomic window carries:
- a CDS encoding 2-aminoethylphosphonate--pyruvate transaminase codes for MSNAPILLTPGPLTTSIRTRQAMLVDWGSWDRDFNQLTASVCEQLLAIIDGSASHHCVPLQGSGTFAVEAAIGTLVPRDGKVLVLINGAYGQRLARICKVLGRNYSTFETAEDQPTTAEDVDRLLVADPTVTHVALIHCETSTGILNPLPEIAQVIKRHGKRLVIDAMSSFGALPIDAREVPFEALIAASGKCLEGVPGMGFVFAEKTALAAAEGNAHSLAMDLQDQHAYMAKTGQWRFTPPTHVVAALHEALLQYNEEGGLPARHQRYKDNCKTLLDGMAKIGLHSFLPAEIQAPIIVTFHAPEDPRYQFKDFYERVKAKGFILYPGKLTQVETFRVGCIGVVGAAGMQAAVNAVAEVLREMEVLDI; via the coding sequence ATGAGCAACGCCCCGATCCTGCTGACCCCCGGTCCACTGACCACTTCGATCCGCACCCGCCAGGCCATGCTCGTGGACTGGGGCTCCTGGGACCGCGACTTCAACCAGTTGACCGCCAGCGTGTGCGAGCAACTGCTGGCCATCATCGATGGCAGCGCCAGCCACCACTGCGTGCCCCTGCAGGGCAGCGGCACCTTCGCCGTCGAAGCCGCCATCGGCACCCTGGTGCCCCGCGACGGCAAGGTGCTGGTGCTGATCAACGGCGCCTACGGCCAACGCCTGGCCAGGATCTGCAAGGTGCTGGGCCGCAACTACAGCACCTTCGAAACCGCCGAAGACCAGCCGACCACCGCCGAGGACGTCGACCGCCTGCTGGTCGCCGACCCCACCGTGACTCACGTGGCGCTGATCCACTGCGAGACCAGCACCGGCATCCTCAACCCGCTGCCCGAGATCGCCCAGGTGATCAAGCGCCATGGCAAGCGGTTGGTCATCGACGCCATGAGCTCGTTCGGCGCGCTGCCGATCGATGCCCGCGAGGTCCCCTTCGAAGCGTTGATCGCCGCCTCCGGCAAGTGCCTTGAGGGCGTGCCAGGCATGGGCTTCGTGTTCGCCGAGAAAACCGCCCTGGCCGCCGCCGAAGGCAACGCCCACTCCCTGGCCATGGACTTGCAGGATCAACATGCCTACATGGCCAAGACCGGCCAATGGCGCTTCACCCCGCCAACCCACGTGGTCGCTGCCCTGCACGAAGCACTGCTGCAGTACAACGAGGAAGGTGGCCTGCCCGCCCGCCACCAACGCTACAAGGATAACTGCAAGACCCTGCTCGACGGCATGGCGAAGATCGGCCTGCACAGCTTCCTGCCCGCCGAGATCCAGGCGCCGATCATCGTCACCTTCCACGCGCCTGAAGACCCACGCTACCAGTTCAAGGACTTCTACGAGCGAGTCAAGGCCAAGGGGTTCATTCTCTACCCGGGCAAGCTGACCCAGGTCGAGACCTTCCGCGTCGGTTGCATCGGCGTGGTCGGCGCAGCCGGCATGCAGGCCGCCGTGAATGCCGTGGCCGAGGTGCTGCGGGAAATGGAAGTGCTGGACATCTGA